A region of Homo sapiens chromosome X, GRCh38.p14 Primary Assembly DNA encodes the following proteins:
- the OPN1MW2 gene encoding medium-wave-sensitive opsin 1, whose translation MAQQWSLQRLAGRHPQDSYEDSTQSSIFTYTNSNSTRGPFEGPNYHIAPRWVYHLTSVWMIFVVIASVFTNGLVLAATMKFKKLRHPLNWILVNLAVADLAETVIASTISVVNQVYGYFVLGHPMCVLEGYTVSLCGITGLWSLAIISWERWMVVCKPFGNVRFDAKLAIVGIAFSWIWAAVWTAPPIFGWSRYWPHGLKTSCGPDVFSGSSYPGVQSYMIVLMVTCCITPLSIIVLCYLQVWLAIRAVAKQQKESESTQKAEKEVTRMVVVMVLAFCFCWGPYAFFACFAAANPGYPFHPLMAALPAFFAKSATIYNPVIYVFMNRQFRNCILQLFGKKVDDGSELSSASKTEVSSVSSVSPA comes from the exons ATGGCCCAGCAGTGGAGCCTCCAAAGGCTCGCAGGCCGCCATCCGCAGGACAGCTATGAGGACAGCACCCAGTCCAGCATCTTCACCTACACCAACAGCAACTCCACCAGAG GCCCCTTCGAAGGCCCGAATTACCACATCGCTCCCAGATGGGTGTACCACCTCACCAGTGTCTGGATGATCTTTGTGGTCATTGCATCCGTCTTCACAAATGGGCTTGTGCTGGCGGCCACCATGAAGTTCAAGAAGCTGCGCCACCCGCTGAACTGGATCCTGGTGAACCTGGCGGTCGCTGACCTGGCAGAGACCGTCATCGCCAGCACTATCAGCGTTGTGAACCAGGTCTATGGCTACTTCGTGCTGGGCCACCCTATGTGTGTCCTGGAGGGCTACACCGTCTCCCTGTGTG GGATCACAGGTCTCTGGTCTCTGGCCATCATTTCCTGGGAGAGATGGATGGTGGTCTGCAAGCCCTTTGGCAATGTGAGATTTGATGCCAAGCTGGCCATCGTGGGCATTGCCTTCTCCTGGATCTGGGCTGCTGTGTGGACAGCCCCGCCCATCTTTGGTTGGAGCAG GTACTGGCCCCACGGCCTGAAGACTTCATGCGGCCCAGACGTGTTCAGCGGCAGCTCGTACCCCGGGGTGCAGTCTTACATGATTGTCCTCATGGTCACCTGCTGCATCACCCCACTCAGCATCATCGTGCTCTGCTACCTCCAAGTGTGGCTGGCCATCCGAGCG GTGGCAAAGCAGCAGAAAGAGTCTGAATccacccagaaggcagagaaggaagtGACGCgcatggtggtggtgatggtccTGGCATTCTGCTTCTGCTGGGGACCCTACGCCTTCTTCGCATGCTTTGCTGCTGCCAACCCTGGCTACCCCTTCCACCCTTTGATGGCTGCCCTGCCGGCCTTCTTTGCCAAAAGTGCCACTATCTACAACCCCGTTATCTATGTCTTTATGAACCGGCAG TTTCGAAACTGCATCTTGCAGCTTTTCGGGAAGAAGGTTGACGATGGCTCTGAACTCTCCAGCGCCTCCAAAACGGAGGTCTCATCTGTGTCCTCGGTATCGCCTGCATGA